From a region of the Chitinophaga caseinilytica genome:
- a CDS encoding valine--tRNA ligase, whose protein sequence is MPASAEDKWYQYWMDKQYFRSVPDGRPPFTIVIPPPNVTGVLHMGHTLNETVQDILTRHARMSGFNACWVPGSDHASIATETKVVNMLKEEKGIEKSQLTRQEFLKHAYEWKEKYGGIIYHQIRKLGCSVDWDRVTFTMDQHYYDAVIKVFVDLYGKGLIYRGARMINWDPKAKTALSDEEVEYKEINGKLYHVKYAVVNAAGEATGEFITIATQRPETIMGDTAICVNPDDARYAHLKGHFAVVPLVNRKVPVIFDEYVDKDFGTGALKVTPAHDINDYNLGLKHNLEVVDTLNDDGTLSAAAQVFVGEDRFRARKKVVAALHEQGLLVKEQEYTTRLGYSQRNPDTVVEPKISTQWFVKMSELAKPALDAVVSGEVRIHPGDRFLATYKYWMENVKDWCISRQLWWGQQIPAWYDEQGQFVVAETLEAALAKYETTYGNRPATLRQDEDCLDTWFSSWLWPMEVFNGISDPGNDDINYYYPTSVLVTGQDIIFFWVARMIMAGLEYKQEKPFSDVYFTGMVRDKLGRKMSKSLGNSPDLLDLIERFGADAVRFGIMIASPAGNDLLFDDSSCEQGRFFNNKMWNALKLVKMWTPSDNTGAPVPEFAVEWMESRLNEAHAEVERLIKDFRLSEALKVLYSLIWDDFCSWYLEWIKPGFEQPIDKGVYDKTIAYFEQLLQLLHPFMPFVTEEIYHLLRDRSAGDDVVIKQFQAPGSVNADLLKEGTLAQEVITTIRDARNKQQLKPKDTIKLFVETQDRKAFQRIESILAKQLNADEFGYTTEAITGAAAIVVGTDKFYMVTEKEVDPVAQKAQLLKDLAYQQGFLVGVEKKLQNEKFVANAKPEAVESERKKLADCQARIQAIEESLKLL, encoded by the coding sequence ATGCCTGCTTCGGCAGAAGACAAATGGTACCAATATTGGATGGACAAACAGTATTTCCGTTCCGTACCGGACGGCCGTCCTCCCTTTACGATCGTGATCCCCCCGCCGAACGTGACCGGGGTGTTGCACATGGGCCATACCCTGAACGAAACCGTGCAGGACATTCTTACCCGCCACGCCCGCATGAGCGGCTTCAACGCCTGCTGGGTGCCGGGTTCCGACCACGCGTCCATCGCCACTGAAACCAAAGTGGTGAACATGCTGAAGGAAGAGAAAGGTATCGAGAAAAGCCAGCTCACCCGCCAGGAATTCCTCAAACACGCTTACGAGTGGAAGGAAAAATATGGCGGCATCATTTATCACCAGATCCGTAAACTGGGCTGTTCGGTAGACTGGGACCGGGTGACCTTCACCATGGACCAGCACTATTACGACGCGGTGATCAAGGTGTTCGTAGACCTTTACGGCAAAGGCCTCATCTACCGCGGCGCCCGCATGATCAACTGGGACCCCAAGGCAAAAACCGCCCTTTCCGACGAGGAAGTGGAATATAAAGAGATCAACGGCAAGCTGTACCACGTGAAATACGCCGTGGTGAACGCCGCCGGCGAAGCTACCGGAGAATTCATCACCATCGCCACCCAGCGCCCGGAAACCATTATGGGCGATACGGCGATCTGCGTAAACCCGGACGATGCGCGTTATGCCCATCTGAAAGGCCACTTCGCCGTGGTGCCCCTGGTTAACCGCAAAGTGCCCGTGATCTTCGACGAATACGTAGACAAGGATTTTGGTACCGGCGCCCTCAAAGTGACGCCCGCTCACGATATCAACGACTACAACCTCGGTCTGAAACATAACCTCGAAGTGGTGGATACCCTCAACGACGACGGTACCCTTTCCGCCGCGGCCCAGGTGTTCGTAGGCGAAGACCGCTTCCGTGCCCGCAAGAAAGTTGTGGCGGCGCTCCACGAACAAGGCCTCCTCGTAAAAGAACAGGAATACACCACCCGCCTGGGTTACAGCCAGCGCAACCCAGACACCGTTGTGGAACCGAAAATCTCCACGCAGTGGTTCGTGAAAATGTCTGAGCTCGCCAAACCCGCATTGGACGCGGTTGTTAGCGGAGAAGTGCGCATTCACCCTGGCGACCGCTTCCTCGCTACCTACAAATACTGGATGGAGAACGTGAAGGACTGGTGTATTTCCCGGCAGCTCTGGTGGGGCCAGCAAATCCCCGCCTGGTACGACGAGCAGGGCCAGTTCGTAGTAGCCGAAACGCTCGAAGCGGCGCTCGCAAAATACGAAACCACCTACGGCAATCGCCCCGCAACGCTGCGCCAGGACGAAGATTGCCTCGATACCTGGTTCTCTTCCTGGCTCTGGCCCATGGAAGTGTTCAACGGCATCAGCGATCCCGGGAACGACGACATCAACTACTACTACCCCACTTCCGTACTGGTAACGGGGCAGGATATCATTTTTTTCTGGGTAGCGCGCATGATCATGGCCGGCCTGGAATACAAACAGGAAAAACCCTTCTCCGACGTGTATTTCACGGGTATGGTGCGCGACAAGCTCGGGCGCAAAATGTCCAAATCACTGGGCAACTCACCCGATCTGCTCGATCTCATCGAACGCTTCGGGGCAGATGCCGTACGCTTCGGCATCATGATCGCTTCGCCGGCGGGGAACGACCTGCTGTTCGACGATTCCAGCTGCGAGCAGGGCCGCTTCTTCAACAACAAGATGTGGAACGCGCTGAAACTCGTGAAAATGTGGACGCCGTCGGATAACACCGGCGCGCCCGTTCCCGAATTCGCCGTGGAATGGATGGAAAGCCGGCTCAATGAAGCACATGCCGAAGTTGAAAGGCTCATCAAGGACTTCCGCCTGAGTGAAGCGCTGAAAGTATTGTACAGCCTCATCTGGGACGATTTCTGCTCCTGGTACCTCGAGTGGATCAAGCCCGGATTCGAACAGCCGATCGATAAAGGTGTGTACGACAAAACCATCGCGTACTTCGAGCAGCTCCTCCAGCTCCTCCACCCCTTTATGCCGTTCGTGACCGAAGAAATCTACCACCTGCTGCGCGACCGCTCCGCGGGCGACGATGTGGTGATCAAACAGTTCCAGGCCCCCGGCAGCGTGAACGCCGATCTGCTGAAAGAAGGCACCCTGGCGCAGGAGGTGATCACCACCATCCGCGACGCGCGCAACAAACAACAGCTGAAACCGAAGGATACGATCAAACTGTTCGTGGAAACGCAGGACAGAAAAGCTTTCCAGCGGATCGAAAGCATCCTCGCCAAACAGCTCAACGCAGATGAATTCGGTTACACGACCGAAGCCATCACCGGCGCAGCGGCCATCGTAGTGGGGACCGACAAGTTCTACATGGTAACGGAAAAAGAAGTGGACCCTGTAGCGCAGAAAGCCCAACTGCTCAAAGACCTCGCCTACCAGCAAGGTTTCCTCGTGGGTGTGGAGAAAAAACTGCAGAACGAAAAATTCGTGGCCAACGCCAAACCGGAAGCCGTGGAATCCGAGCGCAAAAAGCTCGCCGACTGCCAGGCCCGCATCCAGGCCATCGAAGAAAGTCTCAAACTGTTATAA
- a CDS encoding AI-2E family transporter → MRQPFVKPPFYMKLSHVLLSLVLIVVILRTTKDILAPVAFGFLFAILLLPLAQGLEKLKLPRGAAAGLAVLIFVFFMAGMLYFISWQTSTFVSDLPMLEKRLMVMANDLTIWVDDKFKVDSDQQIAWINENAAKSIASLSQLVVNAVTSVSSVLIFLVFIPLYTFFLLYYRRLLVQFLLRLFRAEFAGEVREVIAHSRVVVKSYVVGLFIEMLVVATLYIVALLCLGVKYAVLLGTLGAIFNIIPYVGMVLTILVTVLVTLTTGTAGQAFWAAALMFGIHLLDANVLLPRIVGSKVSINAMVTLLGVFIGSMIWGIAGMFISIPAMALLKVVFDKIPNMRPWGMIMGNED, encoded by the coding sequence ATGCGTCAACCTTTCGTCAAGCCGCCTTTCTACATGAAACTGAGCCATGTTTTGCTCAGCCTCGTCCTTATCGTCGTGATCCTGCGGACGACGAAAGACATCCTGGCGCCGGTGGCTTTCGGTTTCCTCTTCGCGATATTGCTGCTGCCGCTGGCGCAGGGGCTGGAGAAGCTGAAACTGCCCAGGGGCGCGGCTGCCGGGCTGGCCGTCCTCATTTTCGTGTTTTTCATGGCGGGGATGCTGTACTTCATTTCCTGGCAAACTTCCACCTTCGTTTCCGACCTGCCCATGCTTGAAAAACGGCTCATGGTGATGGCCAACGATCTGACCATCTGGGTCGACGATAAATTCAAGGTGGATTCCGACCAGCAGATCGCCTGGATCAACGAAAACGCCGCCAAGAGCATCGCTTCGCTGTCGCAACTCGTGGTGAACGCCGTGACGTCGGTTTCTTCCGTCCTCATCTTCCTCGTATTCATTCCCCTGTACACTTTTTTCCTCCTGTATTACCGCCGGCTGCTCGTACAGTTTTTGTTGCGCCTGTTCCGTGCGGAATTCGCCGGCGAAGTGCGGGAAGTGATCGCGCACAGCCGCGTGGTGGTGAAAAGTTATGTGGTAGGATTGTTCATCGAAATGCTCGTGGTGGCTACCCTGTACATCGTGGCGCTGCTGTGCCTCGGTGTGAAATACGCCGTGCTGCTGGGCACTTTGGGCGCTATTTTCAACATCATCCCGTACGTAGGGATGGTGCTGACGATTTTGGTGACGGTGTTGGTGACATTGACGACAGGCACGGCTGGACAGGCGTTCTGGGCCGCGGCGCTCATGTTCGGGATCCATTTGCTGGACGCGAACGTGCTGCTGCCGAGGATCGTGGGGTCGAAGGTGTCTATCAACGCCATGGTGACGCTGCTGGGCGTGTTTATCGGCAGCATGATCTGGGGGATCGCGGGGATGTTCATTTCCATCCCGGCGATGGCATTGCTGAAAGTGGTGTTCGACAAAATCCCGAACATGCGCCCCTGGGGCATGATTATGGGGAATGAAGACTAG
- a CDS encoding HesB/IscA family protein, with amino-acid sequence MDTITQAPIKLTGGAVKELKRLMAEDGFDSAQYLRVGVKGGGCSGLSYILGFDAKMEGDDTYEIEGIPVVMKKAHGLYLLGIEIDFAHGLEARGFTFNNPNASSSCGCGTSFAV; translated from the coding sequence ATGGACACAATCACACAAGCACCTATAAAATTGACCGGCGGGGCCGTAAAAGAATTGAAAAGGCTCATGGCCGAAGATGGATTTGATTCCGCGCAGTACCTGCGCGTGGGCGTGAAAGGCGGCGGATGTTCCGGCCTTTCGTACATCCTCGGCTTCGACGCCAAAATGGAAGGCGACGATACGTATGAGATCGAAGGTATCCCGGTGGTGATGAAGAAAGCCCATGGGCTGTACCTGCTCGGCATCGAGATCGATTTCGCGCATGGCCTCGAAGCGCGCGGGTTCACCTTCAACAACCCGAACGCCTCCTCCAGCTGCGGCTGCGGCACTTCCTTCGCCGTATAA
- the secDF gene encoding protein translocase subunit SecDF, translating into MYQLSFTFVVRNFEKKMKAEAAADVARQNPSAETKYPGSKELQALYGDTLNDLIKDRLDQKLDSASGKQIAGFPWNTSYIKAKEKQLNLGLDLQGGMNVVLEVSVEDVVRALAGNPNDPALNAAIATARERKKNSQSDFVTLFGEAYKEKNPNGKLSAVFANAQLKNVTFNSSNDEVLNVIRTEAKAAIKNTYKVLQNRIDKFGVASPTINLDENRGIISVELAGVDDADRVRQYLQASANLEFRETYKNSEEFYMTVLTPMNEAIRKAQGNAPVVDTTKATDSTAVAAAKPAAGDTASLSSMLSKDVAKAGNDSAALLQQQAMKENPLFAVFRPNATQTDGIIPSSTLGFISASDTAIFRKYLEMPAVKAALPKDLVFLYGPANKEDRSQPLQVYGVRVNPSNPKAKITGERVIAAKADFGQDNHAPEVSMTMDAVGTRDWRNLTRSLKPTNPDDPRTLNYVAVVLDNVVYTAPSIRTEIPNGISSISGSFTLEEAQDLANILVSGRMPAPAKIVQEQVVGPTLGQESIAAGAKSFIISFAVIFILMLVYYNTGGWVANIALILNLLFTFGILASLGATLTMPGIAGLVLTIGMAVDTNVIIFERIKDELSKGKTYAQAVEDGYKRSYAPVLDGHVTSLLTAIILFYFGLGPVLGFATTQIIGLILSLFCGILVSRMVTDFWMKRKRHFEYFTPLSRRIFKHASFDFVGKRKIAYVISAIVMILGVGSFINGFDHGVDFSGGRSYTVRFDKPIERTAVHEALNKVYESETFVKTIGENNQLNITTPYRIEENSDEAAKDALAKLHQGLQAFYDSKPDQASFESKYLVGSQTVAPTISDDLRQGAVKATVLSIVVIFLYILLRFSKWQYSIGTIFSLLHDVLVTLAVFSFCRGFVPFALEIDQHFIAAILTVIGFSMNDTVIVFDRIRETFRNTKGLETKVVINRAINETLSRTIMTSVTVFLTILILFIFGGEVTRGFAFAMLIGVLTGTYSSIFVAAPILVDFDKKNTLSQERESVVIEKAPPLVRGK; encoded by the coding sequence TTGTATCAGTTGTCCTTCACGTTCGTGGTGCGGAACTTTGAGAAGAAGATGAAGGCTGAGGCCGCAGCTGATGTTGCCCGCCAAAATCCCTCCGCCGAAACGAAATATCCCGGTAGCAAAGAGCTTCAGGCTCTTTACGGGGATACGCTGAACGACCTGATCAAAGATCGTCTGGATCAAAAGCTGGATAGCGCCAGTGGCAAGCAGATTGCGGGATTCCCCTGGAACACCAGCTACATCAAGGCTAAAGAAAAGCAGCTCAACCTGGGCCTCGACCTGCAAGGAGGTATGAACGTGGTACTGGAAGTGAGCGTGGAAGACGTTGTCCGCGCCCTGGCCGGCAACCCCAACGATCCTGCCCTCAACGCAGCCATCGCCACAGCCCGCGAGCGCAAGAAGAACAGCCAGTCCGATTTCGTGACCCTGTTCGGCGAAGCGTACAAGGAAAAGAACCCGAACGGCAAACTGTCGGCCGTGTTCGCCAACGCCCAGCTGAAAAACGTTACGTTCAACTCCAGCAACGACGAAGTGCTGAACGTAATCCGCACGGAAGCCAAAGCAGCCATCAAGAATACGTATAAGGTACTGCAAAACCGTATCGACAAATTCGGCGTTGCATCTCCCACCATCAACCTCGACGAGAACCGCGGCATCATTTCCGTGGAACTGGCGGGTGTGGACGATGCAGACCGCGTACGTCAATACCTCCAGGCCAGCGCCAACCTCGAGTTCCGGGAAACCTACAAAAACAGCGAAGAGTTCTACATGACCGTGCTGACCCCCATGAACGAGGCCATCCGCAAAGCCCAGGGCAATGCACCGGTAGTAGATACCACCAAAGCGACCGACTCCACAGCCGTTGCCGCAGCGAAACCCGCCGCTGGCGACACCGCTTCCCTGAGCAGCATGCTGTCTAAAGACGTCGCCAAAGCCGGTAACGACTCCGCCGCCCTCCTGCAGCAACAGGCCATGAAGGAAAACCCGCTCTTCGCGGTGTTCCGCCCCAATGCCACGCAGACGGATGGCATCATCCCCAGCTCTACCCTCGGCTTCATCTCCGCTTCCGATACCGCCATTTTCCGCAAATACCTGGAAATGCCGGCCGTGAAAGCCGCGTTGCCGAAAGACCTCGTTTTCCTCTACGGTCCCGCAAACAAAGAAGACCGCAGCCAACCGCTGCAGGTTTATGGTGTTCGCGTGAACCCCTCCAACCCGAAAGCGAAAATCACGGGTGAAAGGGTGATTGCCGCCAAAGCCGATTTCGGACAGGATAACCACGCTCCCGAAGTATCCATGACCATGGACGCAGTAGGTACCCGCGACTGGCGCAACCTGACCCGCTCGCTGAAGCCCACCAACCCGGACGATCCGAGAACGCTCAACTACGTAGCCGTAGTACTCGATAACGTAGTATACACCGCTCCTTCCATCCGCACCGAGATCCCCAACGGTATCTCCTCTATCAGCGGCAGCTTCACGCTGGAAGAAGCGCAGGACCTTGCCAACATCCTGGTTTCCGGCCGTATGCCCGCCCCCGCCAAAATCGTGCAGGAGCAGGTAGTAGGCCCGACCCTCGGTCAGGAATCCATCGCGGCAGGTGCCAAATCCTTCATCATCTCCTTCGCGGTGATCTTCATCCTCATGCTCGTGTATTACAACACCGGCGGATGGGTAGCCAACATCGCCCTGATCCTCAACCTCCTGTTTACCTTCGGTATCCTCGCGTCGCTCGGTGCAACGCTGACCATGCCGGGTATCGCAGGTCTGGTACTGACGATCGGTATGGCGGTAGACACCAACGTAATTATATTCGAACGTATCAAGGATGAGCTGAGCAAGGGCAAAACCTATGCACAGGCGGTTGAGGACGGTTACAAACGCTCCTACGCACCGGTGCTCGACGGTCACGTGACCTCGCTGCTCACCGCGATCATCCTGTTCTACTTCGGTCTGGGCCCCGTACTTGGCTTCGCCACCACCCAGATCATCGGTCTGATCCTGTCCCTGTTCTGCGGTATCCTCGTATCCCGCATGGTGACAGACTTCTGGATGAAGCGCAAACGCCACTTCGAATACTTCACCCCCCTCAGCCGCCGGATCTTCAAGCACGCAAGCTTCGATTTCGTTGGCAAACGCAAGATCGCTTATGTGATCTCCGCGATCGTAATGATCCTGGGCGTTGGTTCCTTCATCAATGGTTTCGACCATGGTGTGGACTTCAGCGGCGGCCGCAGCTATACCGTTCGTTTCGATAAACCGATCGAGCGTACCGCTGTACACGAGGCACTGAATAAAGTATACGAGTCCGAGACTTTCGTAAAAACTATTGGTGAAAACAACCAGCTGAACATCACTACGCCTTACCGCATCGAGGAGAATTCCGACGAAGCGGCGAAAGACGCGCTGGCGAAGCTGCACCAGGGCCTGCAGGCGTTCTACGACAGCAAGCCCGACCAGGCTTCTTTCGAGTCTAAATACCTCGTGGGCTCCCAAACCGTGGCGCCGACCATCTCCGACGACCTTCGTCAGGGTGCGGTGAAAGCGACCGTGCTTTCCATCGTGGTGATCTTCCTGTACATCCTGCTGCGCTTCAGCAAATGGCAATACTCTATCGGTACCATTTTCTCGCTGCTGCACGACGTGCTCGTGACCCTGGCCGTGTTCTCCTTCTGCCGTGGCTTCGTGCCCTTCGCACTGGAGATCGACCAGCACTTCATCGCGGCCATCCTTACGGTGATCGGCTTCTCGATGAACGATACCGTGATCGTGTTCGACCGTATCCGTGAAACCTTCCGTAACACGAAGGGCCTGGAAACCAAGGTCGTGATCAACCGCGCGATCAACGAAACCCTGAGCCGTACCATCATGACTTCCGTGACGGTATTCCTCACCATCCTCATCCTCTTCATCTTCGGTGGCGAGGTGACCCGTGGTTTCGCATTCGCGATGCTGATCGGTGTACTGACCGGTACCTACTCTTCCATCTTCGTAGCGGCCCCCATCCTGGTAGACTTCGACAAGAAGAATACCCTCTCCCAGGAGCGTGAATCCGTTGTGATCGAGAAGGCGCCCCCGTTAGTGCGCGGTAAATAA
- a CDS encoding serine hydrolase produces MRHSSPDKYLDSLLAANSARLGPAFADPAAFRVEIFYTRIDRDARNRPHLTEHHWPQAPSSYFYPASTVKLPAALLTLETLHRLGIPRDADMLTDSLPGISGATLTDTSSPTGKPSAEHYIKKIFLVSDNDAFNRLYEFLGQEALNAGLHEKGYPDSRIIHRLSMPLTPEANRQTNGARFLQNGKLLYAQPPRNYEGPVPGPPPSGPEQAGNAHYAGDSLVAAPFDFSQKNRLRLGDLHHILQSIIFPETVTSRERFRLTEDDYRFLYRYMSRLPTESEGNDPKFDTREFHRNYTKYLMGGADSSIRLPPGLRIFNKSGWAYGFLTDVAYFADFANNIEFLLSARVYTNTDGIIGDDTYDYETIGKPFLRELGAIIYETELNRERKYKPDLQRYQEGKTRLHIP; encoded by the coding sequence ATGAGACATTCCAGCCCAGACAAATACCTGGATTCCCTGCTGGCGGCCAACTCGGCCCGCCTGGGGCCCGCTTTCGCCGATCCGGCCGCCTTCCGGGTAGAGATTTTCTATACGCGGATAGACCGGGACGCCCGGAACCGCCCCCATCTCACGGAGCACCACTGGCCCCAGGCCCCCTCCTCCTACTTCTACCCCGCCTCCACCGTAAAGCTCCCCGCCGCCCTCCTCACCCTGGAAACCCTCCACCGGCTGGGCATCCCCCGGGATGCGGACATGCTCACGGATTCCCTCCCGGGCATCTCAGGCGCCACCCTGACAGACACTTCCTCGCCCACCGGGAAGCCATCCGCCGAGCATTATATCAAAAAAATATTCCTCGTCAGCGATAACGACGCCTTCAACCGGCTTTACGAATTCCTCGGCCAGGAAGCCCTCAACGCCGGCCTCCACGAAAAAGGATACCCCGATTCCCGCATCATTCACCGCCTCAGCATGCCCCTCACGCCCGAAGCCAACCGCCAGACCAACGGCGCCCGCTTCCTCCAAAACGGGAAACTGCTGTACGCCCAGCCGCCGCGGAATTACGAAGGCCCCGTGCCGGGCCCCCCGCCCAGCGGGCCCGAACAGGCCGGGAATGCGCATTACGCGGGCGACAGCCTCGTGGCGGCGCCGTTCGACTTCTCGCAGAAGAACCGCCTGCGCCTGGGAGACCTCCATCACATCCTTCAAAGCATAATTTTTCCGGAAACTGTAACATCCCGCGAACGATTTCGTTTAACGGAGGACGACTACCGGTTTTTATACCGGTATATGTCGCGCCTCCCGACGGAAAGCGAAGGGAACGATCCGAAATTCGATACCAGGGAATTTCACCGTAATTATACCAAATACCTCATGGGCGGGGCCGATAGCAGCATACGGCTGCCGCCAGGGTTGCGGATATTCAATAAATCAGGCTGGGCTTATGGCTTTCTGACAGATGTCGCGTATTTTGCGGACTTTGCCAACAACATAGAATTCCTGCTGTCTGCCAGGGTGTATACGAATACGGACGGCATCATCGGAGACGATACTTACGATTACGAAACCATCGGCAAACCGTTCCTCCGCGAACTGGGCGCCATTATTTATGAAACGGAACTGAATCGGGAAAGAAAATACAAACCGGACCTGCAACGTTATCAAGAGGGAAAAACAAGACTTCATATACCGTAA
- a CDS encoding DUF4397 domain-containing protein, which translates to MIIKTKERMVTKMSRLWTLAALTVAVTGFTSCLKNSNPEPQKPETFIAFVNSLATPYGMDIFMDGTKITNEKIEYGIATGTRFNPKNYKFDFKKFGSDSMLTTVTAVFDTSQFTSLFVYGTQAAGAEVLRIREDWSNRTTEKANIRFFNFVPESGQVDVFLGTTKVFSSRSYEDFLSPYNTTWTNAELGQHTITVKTPAGAELAKLDAANLSARGGFYNIYYQGVKDSTSGNLKPRVKFTPYQ; encoded by the coding sequence ATGATCATAAAAACCAAAGAGCGCATGGTAACCAAAATGAGCCGTTTATGGACACTGGCGGCATTGACCGTAGCTGTAACAGGATTCACCTCCTGTCTGAAAAACTCGAACCCGGAACCGCAAAAGCCCGAGACCTTCATCGCTTTTGTGAATTCACTGGCCACTCCGTACGGGATGGACATCTTTATGGACGGTACTAAAATCACCAACGAAAAGATCGAATACGGGATCGCCACCGGCACCCGTTTCAATCCGAAAAACTACAAGTTCGATTTCAAGAAATTTGGTTCAGACAGCATGCTGACTACCGTAACCGCCGTTTTCGATACCTCCCAGTTCACTTCGCTTTTTGTTTACGGAACACAGGCTGCAGGCGCAGAAGTGCTCCGCATCCGGGAAGACTGGTCTAACCGCACCACCGAAAAAGCGAACATCCGCTTCTTCAACTTCGTACCCGAATCCGGCCAGGTCGATGTGTTCTTAGGTACCACCAAAGTATTCTCCAGCCGTAGCTATGAAGACTTCCTGTCTCCCTACAACACTACCTGGACGAATGCCGAACTGGGGCAGCATACCATCACCGTGAAAACGCCGGCCGGTGCAGAACTGGCGAAGCTGGACGCAGCCAACCTCAGCGCGCGCGGCGGGTTCTACAACATCTATTATCAGGGTGTGAAAGATTCCACCAGCGGCAATCTGAAGCCGAGAGTGAAATTCACGCCGTATCAGTAA
- a CDS encoding pyridoxal phosphate-dependent aminotransferase: MQLAERLTRISVPQTIRMAKLSRELKAQGIDIVDLSIGEPDFDTPEHIREAAKKAIDEGYTHYTPVAGYLDLKQAVAHKLQRDNGLEYTAEQIVVSTGAKQSIANAVLSIVNPGDEVIIPTPYWVTYSELVKLCQGVVKFVPCGIENNYKITPQQLEAAITPNTKLFMFSSPCNPTGSVYSHDELAGLAEVFEKHPQIFIISDEIYEYINYVAPHTSIATFGTLKNRTVIINGLSKGFAMTGWRLGYLAAPTEIAKAADMVQSQFTSATCSITQRCAITALRGPLDTAQEMVKAFGERRAFIFDALKNIPGLHVNLPDGAFYMFPNVSGFFGKQYEGERIENADDLCMFLLHKANVSVVSGAAFEQPQCIRISYATSLDRIKEGMKRMKEWLAKLQ, encoded by the coding sequence ATGCAACTAGCAGAAAGATTAACGCGGATATCCGTTCCGCAAACCATCAGAATGGCCAAACTCAGCCGGGAACTGAAAGCCCAGGGCATTGACATTGTGGACCTCAGCATCGGGGAGCCCGATTTCGATACACCGGAACACATCCGCGAGGCCGCCAAAAAAGCCATCGACGAAGGGTATACCCACTATACCCCCGTAGCCGGTTACCTCGACCTCAAGCAGGCCGTGGCCCACAAGCTCCAGCGCGACAATGGCCTGGAATACACCGCAGAACAGATCGTGGTGTCTACCGGCGCCAAGCAATCCATCGCCAACGCCGTGCTCAGCATCGTGAACCCCGGCGATGAAGTGATCATCCCCACGCCTTACTGGGTCACCTATTCGGAACTGGTGAAGCTCTGCCAGGGCGTCGTGAAATTCGTGCCCTGCGGCATCGAGAACAATTACAAGATCACGCCGCAGCAGCTGGAAGCCGCCATCACGCCCAATACCAAACTGTTCATGTTCTCTTCCCCCTGCAACCCCACCGGCTCCGTGTACTCGCACGACGAACTGGCAGGCCTGGCGGAAGTATTCGAAAAGCATCCGCAGATCTTCATCATTTCAGACGAGATCTACGAATACATCAATTACGTGGCGCCGCATACCAGCATCGCTACTTTCGGCACGCTGAAAAACCGTACGGTGATCATCAACGGCCTCAGTAAAGGCTTTGCGATGACCGGCTGGCGCCTCGGCTACCTGGCCGCCCCCACCGAGATCGCCAAAGCGGCAGACATGGTACAGAGCCAGTTCACCTCCGCCACCTGCTCCATCACCCAACGCTGCGCCATCACGGCCCTCCGCGGCCCGCTCGATACGGCGCAGGAAATGGTGAAAGCCTTCGGCGAACGCCGGGCATTCATCTTCGACGCCCTCAAAAACATCCCCGGCCTGCACGTAAACCTTCCGGACGGTGCTTTCTACATGTTCCCCAACGTCAGCGGGTTCTTTGGGAAGCAATACGAAGGCGAGCGCATCGAGAACGCAGACGATCTCTGCATGTTCCTCCTCCACAAAGCCAACGTGTCGGTAGTTTCCGGCGCGGCTTTCGAACAGCCGCAATGCATCCGTATTTCGTACGCTACCAGCCTCGACCGTATCAAGGAAGGCATGAAGCGGATGAAAGAATGGCTGGCCAAACTGCAATAA
- a CDS encoding LytTR family DNA-binding domain-containing protein: protein MLEDHIRKVSFLELRQVCYDAFEVMSFLDSQQVDLIFLDIHMPQLSGMELAAMLPKAQRIIFTTAFSAYALEGYDYNALDYLLKPITFKRFMQAAEKARELLLPVKTAEMPENSADQASIIFIKSGKALLKMQYSQILYFEAFKEYVTVVHREGTAMIYKRMKQLEAQLPAFFVRIHNSYIINIHHVDKITDGRAILGSRELPVSSGYKDQLADVIAKMLL from the coding sequence TTGCTGGAAGACCATATCCGGAAAGTGTCTTTCCTTGAATTGCGGCAGGTCTGTTACGATGCGTTTGAGGTCATGTCATTTCTGGATTCGCAGCAAGTAGACCTGATTTTTTTGGATATCCATATGCCGCAACTATCGGGAATGGAACTGGCCGCCATGCTGCCCAAAGCCCAGCGGATTATATTTACCACCGCTTTTTCCGCATACGCGCTGGAAGGATATGACTACAATGCGCTGGATTACCTGCTAAAGCCGATCACGTTCAAACGGTTCATGCAGGCAGCTGAAAAAGCGAGGGAGCTGCTGCTACCGGTAAAAACCGCGGAAATGCCAGAAAACAGTGCAGATCAGGCAAGCATCATCTTTATTAAATCCGGCAAAGCCCTGTTAAAAATGCAGTACAGCCAGATTCTTTATTTCGAGGCATTCAAGGAATACGTAACGGTGGTACACAGGGAAGGTACCGCAATGATTTACAAACGGATGAAACAATTGGAAGCCCAGTTGCCCGCATTTTTTGTCCGCATACATAATTCATACATCATTAATATCCATCATGTCGATAAAATAACGGACGGGCGGGCTATCCTCGGCAGCAGGGAATTGCCTGTCAGTTCCGGATATAAGGATCAACTGGCGGACGTGATTGCTAAAATGTTATTATGA